TTTTAGTTGAATTAGAGTACTCCTCTGTCGTCCTCTAATTCAAAAAAACAATAAAATTTTTTAACCCTCCTACGGCCGCCCTCCTGCGCTGAAAGGCTCTCCCTTGGCCTCTCCCTACCTCGAAAAGACTTCTCTGCAAATATTTGAGAAATATAAAAAGAGATTGAAGTGACTTTGAAGGTGAGGTGGTTTCGCCGACCCATCGCGGAAGCGGCGGTGCCCCCAATGCATGTTTGCCGGCATGGAAAGCCGAGGCCCACTTCTGAGTGGGAACGCGGAAGGATTCCGTGCCGGCAAACCCGCATTAGGGTCGCAACCACCTCACCTTCAAAGTCACTTCAATCTCTTTTTAGGTACGGCGATTTACAGGGGTTACTTTTTGGCTCTAAGTTTAGCGCGGGGGTGGAGGTCGTAGATTTTGCGTAATCGTTCGCCGGTGACGTGGGTATAAATTTGGGTGCTGCTGAGATCGGCGTGTCCCAACATGGTTTGCACCGAACGCAAATCTGCCCCATGCTCAATTAAATGCGTGGCAAAAGTATGCCGTAGTTTATGAGGGCTGATGTTTTTTGTGATGCCGGCTAGCTTAGCATATTTTTTGAGCTGTAAAAAAAATTGTTGTCTGGTTAATCGACCACCTTTTTGAGAAAGAAAAAAATAAGGCGACAATTTTTTTCGAAGTAAATGAGGCCTGGCTAATTCTGCATAATCTTTCATAGCAGCCAAGGCCGAACGCCCCGCTGGCACCCATCGTTCTTTGCCACCCTTACCCAACACCTTCACAATGCCTTCATTAAAATGAATATCCCCCATGGTTATTTGCACCAACTCGGAGACCCTTAATCCACAGGCATAAGCCACCTCAAGCATGGCTTTATCGCGCAGACCAATCGGGGTGGTTAAATCTGGTTTCGTTAATAATTCGTTGATCTCCGCTTCGGTCAAAAATTGAGGTAATCTTTTAGATAATTTTGGCAGTTCAATATTTTCCATGGGATTGTTGGAAAAAAACTTTTCTTCTAACCCATATCGAAAAAACATTCGCAAGGCCGACAATCGGCGGGCTAACGTTTTGGCTCGAGACCCTTTGTCAAACTGAGCGTTAATAAATTCGCGAACTTGTACTTCAGTAATTTTTGAAAATTTAATTCTGCTTTGCTTTAAAATAAAATCATAAAACAAACGCAAATCCCTGGCATAACTTTCAAGGGTATTAGGGCTTAAATTACGTTCTAATTTAAGGTGATTGAGGTACAGATCGAAATACTTCCAATCCTCTTGCATGATACGGATTTTATCCCTAAAAGAAGTACTCATGCAAACGAAAGTCTACATTCCACCCGAAAAACCTATCCAAGGTTGGCAGATGAGCCCATTGCCCATTGGGACGGTTCCTACTTTTCCTACTTCAAACTTATCTTTAGAAATCGGGCCCGGCAATGGGGCTTTTGTTATGCACCAATGCCAACAATTCCCCACGCATCATTTTATAGCCATTGAAAAAAAGAAGAAACGTTTTGAAAAAATTTGTAAACGCGCTGAAAAATTAAAAATCAATAATCTAACCCTGGTGCTAGGAGACGCGCGGGTGGTATTAGAAAAATTCTTCCACAAGATTCAATTTCAATCGATTTATATTTTATTCCCCGACCCATGGCCCAAGCGGGTGCATGGTAAACATCGAATGGTTCAAGGTTATTTTGTCGATCATTTAGTAAAATTATTAAAACCTAAGGGCACTCTATATTTGGCCACTGATCATGAACCCTATGCTCAACAAATGTCTGCTGTCTTTCAAAAGAATGGAAAGTTTACTTTTGAATCAGGCCAATC
This DNA window, taken from Deltaproteobacteria bacterium, encodes the following:
- the xerD gene encoding site-specific tyrosine recombinase XerD: MQEDWKYFDLYLNHLKLERNLSPNTLESYARDLRLFYDFILKQSRIKFSKITEVQVREFINAQFDKGSRAKTLARRLSALRMFFRYGLEEKFFSNNPMENIELPKLSKRLPQFLTEAEINELLTKPDLTTPIGLRDKAMLEVAYACGLRVSELVQITMGDIHFNEGIVKVLGKGGKERWVPAGRSALAAMKDYAELARPHLLRKKLSPYFFLSQKGGRLTRQQFFLQLKKYAKLAGITKNISPHKLRHTFATHLIEHGADLRSVQTMLGHADLSSTQIYTHVTGERLRKIYDLHPRAKLRAKK
- the trmB gene encoding tRNA (guanosine(46)-N7)-methyltransferase TrmB, with the protein product MQTKVYIPPEKPIQGWQMSPLPIGTVPTFPTSNLSLEIGPGNGAFVMHQCQQFPTHHFIAIEKKKKRFEKICKRAEKLKINNLTLVLGDARVVLEKFFHKIQFQSIYILFPDPWPKRVHGKHRMVQGYFVDHLVKLLKPKGTLYLATDHEPYAQQMSAVFQKNGKFTFESGQSLFPTYFETKWKKLGLAIHYFKFTLN